A window of the Glycocaulis abyssi genome harbors these coding sequences:
- a CDS encoding S26 family signal peptidase: protein MNLSWAMIGRLGGVVAIGCVFVVMLNVQPRWYAGLNLSESLPHWAFIVDRGELPGRGELAVFPAPETAAYHGLFVKRIVGVAGDRIEVEGRRVSVAGDWSGVALNESREGRGLEPIAPGIIPEGYVFAVTDALDSYDSRYAEIGLIAVETIEGRAIPVL, encoded by the coding sequence ATGAACCTGTCCTGGGCGATGATCGGCAGGTTAGGCGGCGTCGTCGCGATTGGCTGCGTGTTTGTCGTGATGCTGAACGTTCAGCCACGCTGGTATGCCGGCCTTAATCTGTCGGAGAGCTTGCCACATTGGGCATTCATCGTGGATCGGGGCGAGCTACCGGGGCGCGGTGAGCTGGCCGTGTTCCCCGCGCCGGAGACGGCGGCTTATCACGGTCTGTTTGTGAAGCGGATCGTGGGTGTGGCGGGCGATCGGATCGAGGTCGAGGGGCGGCGCGTCAGCGTCGCTGGAGACTGGTCCGGTGTCGCGCTCAACGAAAGCCGCGAGGGCAGGGGGCTTGAGCCGATAGCGCCTGGCATCATTCCCGAAGGTTATGTTTTCGCGGTCACGGACGCGCTGGACTCGTATGACAGCCGGTATGCCGAGATCGGATTGATCGCCGTGGAGACGATTGAAGGCCGCGCGATACCTGTTCTGTGA
- the traC gene encoding type IV secretion system protein TraC, translating to MLGAAFDKLDGLLDRIGVGPALDAASEYLLGDRIPSDRARYHARASSIAGYLPYRTYDEENRIFENLHSFGWVLEVWPLTGGDTQTESIIQGVLEEAMPDEVHVQISSYSSPYVGTILEKWAGPRVKRGGVMETIGRQRADYFKDMIWKSGSRSGPYHARDFRVFVSASMPKTNATRAIASLIELRERVQKSFDTLGHPAESLNASGVISLVSGWLNMGRDTCNPEVEYDPQSWVCDQMVRSDSSIEVFKPRLELENTGYGVHSYLKGTLRARQLMQSRNEVRTFSVSRLPHESSQSMMASLLGDWSQDTMRLSGSVWKTLQITYLSREKSQSKAGLSAAKAGRQFSSPVAKFFPAVLEKAREWQAANTEVQDGARLVRFCYQIMVQCPHGAGEEAERNLRNLYRTRGWDLERNDSAHLISMLTQLPMGYGDNFSTDLENMRLLRTGLTRHMPALAPLQGQPKSFGHPHMMLMTRLGQPLFWSQFQNEGEGNHNVAVTGESGSGKSVFMQSLCADGLAAGYHAIVVDDGRSFETMCHLLGGEHVVFRADKAICVNPFSLVSEKALTSHDDRLQALDSIVQVIELMAFGEEGASRDELGVIDEAVGTVWKKKGRKGSVEDVRQILLKMKTPTADLIAQGMSPYGVGRYKEFFNGQASLTTHNPFTVYELSDLESMKELRGVIILCLLFQVDQRMKIGGRGQRKMVFIDEAWQMLGGGPAARFIEGFARRARKEGGSLVTGTQSVNDYYANDGSRAAFENSAWRILLRISEEEAEGLRSSKRLSMDDATLGTIKTLKMSRGEFSEMLITGPGTKLVARLTLDPFTAKAFSSSPADYARIRAGVEAGRDLAEVVAELAMKG from the coding sequence ATGCTGGGCGCGGCGTTCGACAAACTCGACGGATTGCTGGACCGTATTGGCGTAGGTCCGGCGCTCGATGCTGCCAGCGAGTACCTGCTGGGCGACCGTATTCCGTCTGATCGGGCCCGCTATCACGCACGTGCCAGCTCGATAGCGGGCTATCTGCCGTACCGCACTTATGACGAAGAGAACCGGATATTCGAGAACCTTCATTCGTTTGGCTGGGTGTTGGAAGTCTGGCCCCTGACGGGCGGGGACACCCAAACTGAATCCATTATCCAGGGCGTGCTCGAAGAGGCGATGCCCGATGAAGTGCATGTTCAGATTTCGTCTTACTCGTCGCCCTATGTCGGGACGATTCTCGAAAAATGGGCGGGCCCCCGTGTGAAGCGCGGCGGCGTGATGGAGACGATCGGCCGGCAGCGCGCCGACTATTTCAAGGATATGATCTGGAAGAGCGGTTCTCGCAGCGGGCCATATCATGCCAGAGATTTTAGGGTGTTTGTTTCGGCCTCGATGCCGAAGACAAATGCGACACGTGCGATTGCGAGCCTGATTGAGCTGAGGGAGAGGGTCCAGAAGAGCTTCGACACGCTGGGTCATCCGGCGGAAAGCCTGAACGCGAGCGGTGTGATTTCGCTTGTTTCAGGGTGGCTGAATATGGGTCGCGACACGTGCAATCCGGAGGTTGAATACGACCCGCAAAGCTGGGTCTGCGACCAGATGGTACGCAGCGATAGCTCGATTGAAGTGTTCAAGCCCCGCCTGGAGCTGGAGAATACAGGCTACGGGGTGCATTCGTATCTGAAGGGGACGCTTCGTGCGCGCCAGCTGATGCAGTCGCGCAATGAGGTGCGGACCTTCTCGGTATCCCGCCTTCCGCACGAGTCCAGCCAGTCCATGATGGCCTCGCTTCTTGGCGACTGGTCGCAAGATACGATGCGGCTGTCCGGGTCGGTCTGGAAGACCTTGCAGATCACGTATCTTAGCCGGGAGAAAAGCCAGTCGAAGGCAGGCCTGAGTGCTGCGAAGGCAGGCAGGCAGTTCAGCTCGCCGGTGGCGAAGTTCTTTCCGGCCGTGCTTGAAAAGGCGCGCGAGTGGCAAGCTGCCAATACCGAGGTACAAGATGGCGCCCGGCTGGTGCGGTTCTGTTACCAGATCATGGTGCAATGCCCGCACGGGGCAGGCGAGGAAGCCGAGCGCAATCTGCGCAATCTCTACCGGACGCGTGGGTGGGATCTGGAGCGTAATGATAGCGCCCACCTGATCTCGATGCTGACGCAGCTCCCGATGGGATATGGAGACAATTTCTCGACCGATCTGGAGAATATGCGCCTGCTGAGGACGGGTCTCACCCGCCACATGCCGGCGCTTGCGCCGCTGCAGGGGCAGCCGAAGAGTTTTGGCCATCCGCACATGATGCTTATGACCAGGCTTGGTCAGCCTCTGTTCTGGTCTCAGTTCCAGAATGAGGGCGAGGGCAACCATAATGTGGCCGTGACGGGCGAGTCCGGCTCGGGCAAATCGGTTTTCATGCAGTCGCTTTGCGCGGACGGGCTGGCGGCTGGCTATCATGCGATTGTGGTCGATGATGGCCGGTCTTTCGAGACGATGTGCCATTTGCTCGGTGGTGAGCATGTTGTCTTCCGGGCCGACAAAGCGATTTGCGTCAATCCGTTCTCACTCGTTAGCGAAAAAGCGCTGACCAGCCATGACGACCGGCTTCAGGCACTCGATTCCATTGTCCAGGTGATCGAGTTGATGGCTTTCGGAGAGGAAGGCGCTTCGAGAGATGAGCTGGGTGTAATCGACGAGGCAGTTGGCACGGTCTGGAAGAAGAAGGGCCGCAAGGGCTCAGTCGAAGATGTTCGCCAGATTTTGCTGAAGATGAAAACACCAACGGCCGACCTCATTGCGCAGGGCATGAGTCCTTACGGTGTCGGCCGGTACAAGGAGTTCTTCAACGGACAAGCATCGCTGACCACACACAACCCGTTCACGGTGTACGAGCTTTCGGATCTGGAGAGCATGAAGGAGCTGCGCGGGGTTATCATCCTGTGCCTGCTCTTCCAGGTCGATCAGCGTATGAAGATTGGCGGGCGCGGCCAGCGCAAGATGGTGTTCATCGATGAGGCCTGGCAGATGCTGGGCGGCGGGCCTGCGGCCCGGTTTATCGAGGGCTTTGCCCGTCGTGCGCGCAAGGAAGGTGGTTCGCTCGTGACCGGCACGCAGTCGGTCAATGACTACTACGCGAATGATGGATCTCGCGCTGCGTTCGAGAATAGCGCCTGGCGGATCCTGCTGCGCATCAGTGAGGAAGAGGCGGAGGGCCTTCGCTCCTCCAAGCGTCTTTCGATGGACGACGCCACGCTCGGTACGATCAAGACACTCAAGATGAGCCGCGGCGAGTTCTCCGAAATGCTCATAACCGGACCAGGCACGAAGCTTGTGGCCCGGCTAACGCTCGATCCGTTCACAGCGAAAGCTTTCTCTTCCAGCCCTGCCGATTATGCGCGAATCCGCGCCGGCGTTGAGGCTGGCCGCGATCTGGCTGAGGTCGTGGCTGAGCTGGCGATGAAGGGATAG
- a CDS encoding DsbC family protein — translation MKSPNKKILYAGAAVLIAVLGSTAAAALTVAHLSRSDGRAAEMTISQVEGLLPGIAVTSVNCEAVAGLCEVIAGERIFYVDPRRGYAYTGSIYDLEAREDVTARRREAVVGFANLLAGDAQVRNGGPDRVAGGQGAQPPAVPPGRGGEAVVSVEVTLPVENAVVHNGGQGLPVLHVFSDLTCPYCQRLHNELVRATDFEVREYYVDWLGRGGGARAALVLCAEDRSQAADDMYASGTVSVSREQAECAAEYGPVIAANTSFASSFGMRGTPTMVFEDGRRLPGGYMPLEQITAFINSES, via the coding sequence ATGAAGTCACCCAACAAGAAAATTCTGTACGCCGGTGCAGCGGTCCTGATCGCGGTTCTGGGGTCAACAGCGGCCGCTGCGCTCACTGTGGCCCATCTGTCCCGGTCGGACGGCAGGGCGGCTGAAATGACGATTTCCCAGGTGGAAGGGCTCCTTCCAGGGATTGCTGTCACCAGTGTCAATTGCGAGGCCGTGGCGGGTCTTTGCGAGGTGATCGCGGGCGAAAGGATCTTCTATGTAGATCCGCGCCGGGGGTATGCCTACACGGGCTCGATCTACGATCTCGAAGCGCGAGAGGATGTTACAGCACGGCGCCGGGAGGCGGTCGTGGGGTTTGCCAATCTTCTGGCCGGTGACGCTCAGGTGCGCAACGGCGGCCCGGATCGCGTAGCTGGCGGGCAGGGGGCTCAGCCTCCTGCGGTTCCGCCGGGGCGCGGCGGGGAGGCCGTAGTCAGTGTCGAGGTGACGCTGCCGGTGGAGAATGCCGTGGTTCATAATGGCGGACAGGGCCTGCCCGTCCTGCACGTCTTCTCCGATCTGACATGTCCTTATTGCCAGCGCCTGCACAATGAACTGGTCCGCGCGACGGATTTTGAGGTTCGCGAATATTACGTGGACTGGCTTGGCCGGGGAGGGGGCGCACGCGCCGCTCTGGTTCTTTGCGCCGAGGACAGGTCTCAGGCTGCCGACGACATGTACGCCAGCGGTACGGTGTCTGTGTCTCGCGAGCAGGCTGAATGCGCTGCAGAATATGGCCCCGTGATCGCGGCCAACACCTCCTTCGCGTCGAGTTTTGGCATGCGCGGGACACCAACAATGGTGTTTGAGGACGGCCGGCGTCTGCCGGGCGGATATATGCCGCTCGAACAGATCACCGCCTTCATCAATAGCGAAAGCTAG
- a CDS encoding TrbI/VirB10 family protein, whose product MADENTRSQHRRKLLVGLIVIVLAAAGIWFVLSGNNSDPVSRMESAMPPSSASMTDLARQPVGERTHFEIYEGRLRTVEEQLGSIRVERDGVARENEELRRDLESQRQANEEIQEEANAIIEQLGAALDEANARSTASATSSQSWSTAGQGSEPDPFRQRGVVEADSSRAGGSSTAGLETSGGRALHSVVFSTATQGESASLQRAVIRDPNNYVPPNSYASARVLVGVDAATGTSFSSDPKPVLLRISGQARSAIEGGQVYETDIEGCLVNGAAYGELSSERVYVRLQRMTCPVNDGSGRVSESSVEGYVVFAGKAGVRGRVISREGDLTERALIAGTLQGLGNAFSRVGQPGTLGGLTGAAELPSASDIAISSAGSGVSSAASQLAQYYIQRAEQYQPVIEMPTGIDVEIVFLSGVVVR is encoded by the coding sequence ATGGCTGACGAGAACACGCGAAGCCAGCACCGTCGCAAGCTGCTGGTCGGCTTGATAGTGATTGTTCTGGCGGCAGCCGGGATCTGGTTCGTCCTCTCGGGCAACAACTCCGATCCGGTTTCCCGCATGGAAAGTGCGATGCCGCCGTCGAGTGCGAGCATGACGGACCTTGCGCGGCAACCCGTAGGCGAGCGCACGCATTTCGAGATCTATGAAGGCCGGCTGCGCACAGTGGAAGAGCAGCTCGGATCGATACGCGTAGAGCGTGATGGTGTGGCGCGGGAGAATGAAGAGCTCCGGCGTGATCTGGAATCTCAGCGTCAGGCGAATGAGGAAATCCAGGAAGAAGCCAACGCGATCATCGAGCAGCTCGGCGCGGCGCTGGATGAAGCCAATGCGCGGTCAACTGCGAGTGCGACTTCGAGCCAGAGCTGGAGCACTGCGGGGCAGGGCTCCGAACCGGACCCCTTCCGTCAAAGGGGTGTTGTGGAGGCGGATTCTTCACGGGCAGGCGGAAGTTCGACAGCGGGACTTGAGACATCCGGCGGACGGGCTTTGCATTCCGTTGTGTTTTCAACAGCGACACAAGGAGAGTCCGCCTCCCTTCAACGCGCCGTGATCCGCGACCCTAACAATTACGTGCCGCCCAATTCCTATGCGTCGGCGCGTGTACTGGTGGGTGTGGATGCGGCGACAGGGACCAGTTTCTCGTCAGATCCCAAGCCGGTGCTATTGCGAATAAGCGGGCAGGCACGCTCGGCCATTGAAGGCGGGCAGGTTTACGAGACTGATATCGAAGGCTGTCTCGTTAACGGGGCGGCTTACGGCGAATTGTCGTCTGAGCGCGTGTATGTGCGCCTGCAGCGCATGACCTGCCCGGTAAATGACGGGTCGGGCCGCGTGTCGGAGTCCAGCGTGGAAGGCTATGTCGTTTTTGCCGGCAAGGCCGGTGTACGCGGGCGCGTCATTAGCCGTGAGGGCGATCTGACTGAGCGCGCGCTTATCGCGGGCACGCTGCAGGGGCTTGGCAATGCGTTCAGCCGTGTTGGCCAGCCAGGCACGCTGGGTGGGCTTACGGGCGCCGCTGAACTGCCAAGCGCCTCGGATATTGCCATCAGCTCGGCGGGGTCTGGCGTGTCGAGCGCAGCCAGCCAGCTCGCCCAGTATTACATCCAGAGGGCTGAACAATATCAGCCGGTTATTGAAATGCCGACGGGGATCGATGTCGAGATCGTGTTCCTTTCTGGCGTTGTGGTTCGCTAA
- a CDS encoding type-F conjugative transfer system secretin TraK, with the protein MLRVENLAWALVGACIAAVIFTFSSLADDQVPDHGREWGQSHFRLADGERFPATLSTSEVTRISFDGDRVAGVRSAQNGEAGGPVINWERDDATGDLYGVVSGGRPGQVISAFITTERGATYQALFTLADQPAAQIFISGIGSEGGQAPARAGRAQVHAQRIVEFAVWAAGQSPQGRRSRPEIISEGVSLSIIGDVERDGLIARFFEFSNITAANVDIRHEAFADVAVLAVVSSLDEIPAGGRARVFTVMEAR; encoded by the coding sequence ATGCTGCGGGTTGAGAACTTGGCATGGGCCCTGGTTGGCGCATGTATCGCCGCCGTCATCTTCACATTTTCGAGCTTGGCGGACGATCAGGTTCCAGATCACGGCCGGGAGTGGGGTCAAAGCCATTTCCGGCTGGCAGATGGAGAGCGGTTTCCCGCCACTCTGTCGACCAGCGAAGTGACGCGGATCAGTTTTGATGGTGATCGCGTTGCCGGGGTACGATCGGCCCAGAATGGCGAGGCCGGTGGCCCCGTCATCAACTGGGAGCGAGATGACGCGACCGGTGATCTGTATGGCGTGGTGTCCGGAGGCCGCCCTGGACAGGTTATCAGTGCCTTCATCACGACAGAACGTGGTGCGACCTATCAGGCGCTCTTTACGCTGGCGGATCAGCCAGCCGCGCAGATTTTCATTTCGGGTATCGGCTCTGAGGGTGGACAGGCTCCTGCGCGCGCTGGCCGCGCTCAGGTTCACGCACAGCGCATAGTCGAGTTTGCCGTATGGGCGGCAGGCCAGTCGCCGCAGGGGCGCCGCAGCCGCCCTGAAATCATTTCCGAAGGCGTGAGCCTCTCAATCATCGGTGATGTGGAGCGCGACGGTCTGATAGCGCGCTTTTTCGAGTTCTCGAACATCACTGCAGCCAATGTCGATATTCGACATGAGGCGTTTGCTGATGTGGCCGTTCTCGCGGTGGTCTCCAGCCTGGACGAGATACCGGCTGGCGGCCGCGCACGTGTCTTCACAGTGATGGAGGCCCGCTGA
- a CDS encoding TraE/TraK family type IV conjugative transfer system protein, translated as MKQEAAAKKLRSMTRQLVVSSVLVGALAVGNGMMALALMNTRQDVILVPTLTSDMHVSSGTVSREYLEQVTRDVAGLFLNRHPRNRAYFERAVLRLVHSSVYGDMERRLNEERVNRIETNTSTVFHPVELYTESSQSYSEIHGVLETYVGDERISRENAVFAAEWRLDGLSLRLIEFARIDARDSRLSESRSRRRIVEDDDR; from the coding sequence ATGAAACAGGAAGCGGCCGCCAAGAAACTCCGGTCGATGACCCGCCAGCTGGTAGTGTCCAGCGTATTGGTGGGCGCCCTTGCAGTAGGCAACGGGATGATGGCGCTGGCGCTGATGAATACGCGTCAGGATGTGATCCTGGTGCCGACGCTCACCTCTGATATGCACGTATCCAGTGGGACCGTTAGCCGTGAGTATCTAGAGCAGGTGACGCGTGATGTTGCGGGCCTGTTTCTTAATCGCCATCCGCGAAATCGCGCATATTTCGAGCGGGCCGTACTGCGGCTGGTTCATTCCTCGGTTTATGGCGATATGGAGCGCCGGCTCAATGAGGAGCGGGTGAATCGGATCGAGACAAATACGTCTACGGTCTTCCATCCGGTAGAGCTCTACACGGAAAGCTCCCAATCCTATTCGGAAATCCACGGCGTGCTCGAAACCTATGTTGGGGACGAGCGGATCTCACGTGAGAACGCTGTGTTCGCAGCGGAATGGCGGCTGGATGGTCTGTCCTTGCGCCTGATCGAATTTGCACGGATCGACGCGCGGGATTCGCGGCTTAGCGAGTCGCGCAGTCGTCGCCGGATTGTAGAGGATGACGACCGATGA
- the traL gene encoding type IV conjugative transfer system protein TraL, with protein MAGTRLYQMLDEPDRFLIFTIDEFLLLAGCLVIGFGFGMPITGIVTFVVSWNVWKRAKRGLSIRNLIASLYWVLPAHMVRLRRSPDSVIREWVG; from the coding sequence ATGGCTGGCACCAGACTATACCAGATGCTCGACGAACCGGATCGGTTCCTGATCTTCACGATAGATGAATTCCTGCTTCTGGCGGGGTGCCTGGTTATCGGGTTCGGATTTGGAATGCCAATCACAGGCATCGTGACGTTTGTGGTCAGCTGGAATGTCTGGAAGCGCGCCAAGCGCGGCCTGTCCATCCGAAATCTTATTGCATCGCTGTACTGGGTATTGCCGGCGCACATGGTGCGTCTTCGCCGCTCACCCGATTCAGTGATCAGGGAATGGGTAGGGTGA